A DNA window from Streptomyces sp. CA-278952 contains the following coding sequences:
- a CDS encoding MFS transporter — protein sequence MSRRRTDGAPGAGADRGRAGRARRRTAPGRTGRPPLTGPQRFLLGGSFLITLGSFAVLPYMSVLLHQRLGLGLGTVGLVLAVASLIQFAGGVVAGPVTGRIGLRRAMLLALGLRTAGFAAFVPGLTSPVLAVGALLLVSAGAALYLPANKAYLVEGASKAQRPRLLSASGSAFNAGMALGPPAAAPLVMGSPGVLFSCVTVLFALVGAGHALLPAGTADRPSARPSARPSDGSSHGSSAAPAAGRARESGAPRPGPSPFVVTVLSVYAFMFFQHYLALYAVPRTSTAFYGAVLTGYAALLVVAQPLLAERVAALSYPAALRWGFGAMAAGMAAIGAGGHAGIAVGGALLCLGEIVLFLKNDLEALARSSAAPASVFGRQRLAAGIGAFASGVVGGQLYGAAESAGSARGFWAVVCLQCLLLPVFLLRRRRTARDPEGSRAGAG from the coding sequence GTGAGCCGCCGCCGGACGGACGGGGCCCCGGGGGCCGGCGCGGACCGTGGGCGGGCCGGCCGGGCCCGGCGGCGGACCGCCCCCGGCCGGACGGGCCGCCCGCCGCTCACCGGCCCGCAGCGGTTCCTGCTGGGGGGCTCGTTCCTGATCACGCTGGGCAGCTTCGCCGTGCTGCCCTACATGTCGGTGCTGCTGCACCAGCGGCTCGGCCTCGGACTCGGCACGGTCGGCCTCGTGCTGGCCGTCGCCTCGCTGATCCAGTTCGCCGGCGGCGTGGTGGCGGGGCCGGTGACCGGGCGGATCGGGCTGCGGCGCGCGATGCTGCTGGCGCTGGGACTGCGTACGGCGGGGTTCGCCGCGTTCGTCCCCGGGCTGACGAGCCCGGTCCTTGCGGTCGGGGCGCTGCTGCTGGTGTCGGCGGGCGCGGCGCTGTACCTCCCGGCGAACAAGGCGTATCTGGTGGAGGGGGCGTCGAAGGCGCAGCGCCCCCGGCTGCTGTCGGCGAGCGGTTCGGCGTTCAACGCGGGGATGGCGCTGGGCCCTCCGGCCGCCGCGCCGCTCGTCATGGGCTCCCCCGGGGTGCTGTTCTCCTGCGTCACCGTGCTGTTCGCGCTCGTGGGGGCCGGGCACGCGCTGCTGCCGGCGGGCACGGCGGACCGGCCCTCCGCCAGGCCCTCCGCCAGGCCGTCCGACGGGTCGTCCCACGGGTCCTCCGCAGCGCCCGCCGCCGGCCGGGCCAGGGAGTCCGGCGCACCGCGCCCCGGGCCTTCCCCGTTCGTGGTGACCGTGCTGAGCGTGTACGCGTTCATGTTCTTCCAGCACTATCTGGCGCTGTACGCGGTCCCCCGGACATCGACGGCCTTCTACGGGGCCGTCCTGACCGGGTACGCGGCCCTCCTCGTCGTCGCCCAGCCGTTGCTGGCGGAACGGGTCGCCGCACTGAGCTACCCGGCCGCCCTGCGGTGGGGGTTCGGCGCGATGGCTGCGGGCATGGCGGCGATCGGGGCCGGGGGGCACGCGGGGATCGCGGTGGGCGGGGCGCTGCTGTGCCTCGGGGAGATCGTGCTCTTCCTCAAGAACGACCTGGAGGCGCTGGCCCGTTCGTCGGCCGCCCCGGCGAGCGTGTTCGGGCGGCAACGGCTGGCGGCGGGCATCGGCGCGTTCGCCAGCGGGGTGGTGGGCGGGCAGTTGTACGGGGCGGCGGAGTCGGCGGGCTCGGCGCGGGGGTTCTGGGCGGTGGTCTGCCTCCAGTGCCTGCTGCTGCCGGTGTTCCTGCTCCGCCGGCGGCGCACCGCCCGGGACCCCGAGGGATCGCGGGCGGGCGCCGGCTAG
- a CDS encoding ATP-grasp domain-containing protein has translation MTIAALESLSFGLGRMAEAAAGAGHRLCLLTGDRSVYRHELAVLPPDALDVVDVDTMDREATRRALAALPGLAGLINTTDTWSLPAAELAAGLGLPGADPEAVRLLRDKRRVRETLHARGLSRSTAVSVPPGPEGAGEVLRAVGLPAVLKDSAGTSSRHVWIAHDEEALHRALAEAGRQRLLGGLLAEAFLAGPLYSAETIGWDGTTRLLGVLSRQTSRAAVVREEAAAFPVALDQGERAGIEAWVGRVLAAAGHTRGFAHVEFVLTADGPELVEINRRIGGALVGEVLCRTLRTNVYTAMMDEALGRRPALLDAPLDATGPAYGFVLVYAERPGVLKGWHGLDELGAFPGEVEWFPVREPGESVLHVGDQRGCTGMVLAEARTAELAQHRAWSAAVRVRPVVVGPA, from the coding sequence GACGATCGCCGCACTGGAGTCCCTGTCCTTCGGCCTGGGGCGGATGGCGGAGGCCGCCGCCGGAGCGGGGCACCGGCTCTGCCTGCTGACCGGCGACCGTTCGGTCTACCGCCACGAGCTGGCGGTCCTGCCGCCGGACGCGCTGGACGTCGTGGACGTCGACACGATGGATCGGGAGGCCACCCGTCGGGCCCTGGCCGCCCTGCCCGGCCTGGCCGGGCTGATCAACACGACGGACACCTGGAGCCTGCCGGCCGCCGAACTGGCCGCCGGACTGGGGCTCCCGGGCGCGGACCCCGAAGCCGTACGGCTGCTGCGGGACAAGCGCCGGGTCCGGGAGACGCTGCACGCGCGCGGGCTGAGCCGGAGTACGGCCGTATCCGTCCCGCCGGGTCCCGAAGGCGCCGGGGAGGTGCTGCGGGCAGTGGGGCTGCCCGCGGTCCTGAAGGACTCGGCGGGCACCTCCTCGCGTCATGTGTGGATCGCGCACGACGAGGAGGCCCTGCACCGGGCGCTGGCGGAGGCGGGTCGACAGCGCCTGCTCGGCGGCCTGTTGGCGGAGGCGTTCCTCGCCGGTCCGCTGTACAGCGCGGAGACCATCGGCTGGGACGGGACCACCCGGCTGCTCGGGGTACTGAGCCGCCAGACGTCCCGGGCGGCGGTGGTACGGGAGGAGGCGGCGGCGTTCCCGGTGGCGCTGGACCAGGGGGAGCGGGCCGGGATCGAGGCGTGGGTGGGCCGGGTCCTCGCGGCGGCGGGTCACACCCGCGGCTTCGCCCACGTGGAGTTCGTCCTGACGGCCGACGGACCCGAGCTGGTGGAGATCAACCGCAGGATCGGCGGCGCGCTGGTCGGCGAGGTGCTGTGCCGGACGCTGCGGACCAATGTCTACACGGCCATGATGGACGAGGCGCTCGGCCGTCGCCCGGCGCTGCTGGACGCCCCGCTCGACGCCACAGGGCCCGCGTACGGCTTCGTCCTCGTGTACGCGGAGCGGCCCGGGGTGCTGAAGGGCTGGCACGGCCTCGACGAACTCGGGGCGTTCCCCGGGGAGGTGGAGTGGTTCCCGGTTCGCGAGCCCGGCGAGAGCGTGCTCCACGTCGGCGACCAGCGGGGCTGTACGGGCATGGTGCTGGCCGAGGCGCGGACGGCGGAGCTGGCCCAGCACCGGGCGTGGAGCGCGGCCGTCCGGGTCCGCCCGGTCGTCGTCGGCCCGGCGTGA